A stretch of the Aphis gossypii isolate Hap1 chromosome 2, ASM2018417v2, whole genome shotgun sequence genome encodes the following:
- the LOC114119914 gene encoding Bardet-Biedl syndrome 4 protein homolog isoform X1 — MDNGLVSYKITEPMMQVFNVQEKSDWIIYNRYIQRDLELCKLLIDQDLRNTKDNNEFAFYILGLIYREEGKIKNSYWCFDRYYALNPLCVEGVKQIARSCLLLGRNDEARKMYLEAEKMSREPDTKVYYNLGLCYLNLGELDKSKEYFHRTIQLSRNQDAYEKLASIFAIENNFKNATSLLISASKLFPFSTNISVDLGLLYMKQRDYDQAFNVLGNTLCQDPENPKALLTLAAEMQRNFGYDEALAKYTKAVTDLSECSETWNNIGMCFFGKHKYVAAISCLKRAIYLHPFNWIALYNLGLVHIYTRQYVSAFVFLSTSAKLNPNHAGTFMLIGLALNHMSDTRNAEKAYRKSIELNSDNPEALINLTILEINQGKIKEAEKNFHAFQEACLSCGSIDKEIIELGKQVSDAINGQPQSFDENEDEKLESDEPCYAEVE, encoded by the exons ATGGACAATGGATtagtttcttataaaattacag aacCAATGATGCAAGTTTTTAATGTTCAAGAAAAATCTGAttggattatttataatcgttACATACAACGAGATTTAgagttatgtaaattattaattgatcaaGATTTACGAAACACTAAGGATAATAACgaatttgcattttatatattg gGATTAATATATAGAGAAGAAGGtaagataaaaaattcatattggTGTTTTGATCGATATTATGCTTTGAATCCATTGTGCGTCGAAGGAGTCAAACAGATTGCTCGGTCATG tttacttTTGGGAAGAAATGATGAAGCTCGAAAAATGTACTTGGAAGCAGAAAAAATGAGTAGAGAACCAGatacaaaagtatattataaccttg GTTTGTGTTACTTGAACTTAGGAGAATTGGACAAATCTAAAGAATACTTTCATCGAACAATTCAACTTAGTCGAAATCAAGATGCTTACGAAAAATTAGCTTCAATATTTgccatagaaaataattttaaaaatgcgaCCAGTTTATTAATTTCGGCGTCaaa GTTGTTTCCATTTAGCACGAATATATCTGTCGACTTGGGTCTTTTATATATGAAACAACGTGATTACGATCAAGCATTTAACGTTCTCGGAAACACGCTGTGTCAGGATCCCGAAAATCCTAAAGCGCTTCTGACATTAGCAGCTGAAATgcaa AGAAATTTTGGATACGACGAAGCATTGGCAAAGTACACTAAAGCTGTTACTGACTTATCAGAATGCTCTGAAACATGGAATAATATTGGAATGTGTTTCTTTGGAAAACACAAATACGTCGCG GCTATAAGCTGCTTAAAACGTGCTATTTATTTGCATCCATTTAATTGGATAGCTTTATACAACTTGGGACTTGTGCATATATACACCAGACAGTACGTTTCAGCATTTGTATTTCTTTCAACTTCAGCCAAATTAAACCCAAACCATGCTGGTACTTTTATGCTTATTGGAT tggcATTAAATCATATGAGCGACACAAGGAATGCGGAAAAGGCTTATCGTAAATCCATTGAGTTGAATTCTGACAATCCAGAAGCGCTAATAAATCTGACAATCTTGGAAATTAACCaaggaaaaataaaagaagCCGAAAAAAATTTCCACGCTTTTCAAGAAGCATGTCTATCGTGTGGTTCAATAGATAAAGAA ATTATCGAACTCGGAAAGCAAGTTTCGGACGCTATCAACGGACAACCGCAATCGTTTGACGAAAACGAAGACGAGAAGCTCGAAAGTGATGAGCCCTGCTACGCGGAGGTAGAATAA
- the LOC114119914 gene encoding Bardet-Biedl syndrome 4 protein homolog isoform X2: MDNGLVSYKITEPMMQVFNVQEKSDWIIYNRYIQRDLELCKLLIDQDLRNTKDNNEFAFYILGLIYREEGKIKNSYWCFDRYYALNPLCVEGVKQIARSCLLLGRNDEARKMYLEAEKMSREPDTKVYYNLGLCYLNLGELDKSKEYFHRTIQLSRNQDAYEKLASIFAIENNFKNATSLLISASKLFPFSTNISVDLGLLYMKQRDYDQAFNVLGNTLCQDPENPKALLTLAAEMQRNFGYDEALAKYTKAVTDLSECSETWNNIGMCFFGKHKYVAAISCLKRAIYLHPFNWIALYNLGLVHIYTRQYVSAFVFLSTSAKLNPNHAGTFMLIGLALNHMSDTRNAEKAYRKSIELNSDNPEALINLTILEINQGKIKEAEKNFHAFQEACLSCGSIDKEIMAYLLWVTT; encoded by the exons ATGGACAATGGATtagtttcttataaaattacag aacCAATGATGCAAGTTTTTAATGTTCAAGAAAAATCTGAttggattatttataatcgttACATACAACGAGATTTAgagttatgtaaattattaattgatcaaGATTTACGAAACACTAAGGATAATAACgaatttgcattttatatattg gGATTAATATATAGAGAAGAAGGtaagataaaaaattcatattggTGTTTTGATCGATATTATGCTTTGAATCCATTGTGCGTCGAAGGAGTCAAACAGATTGCTCGGTCATG tttacttTTGGGAAGAAATGATGAAGCTCGAAAAATGTACTTGGAAGCAGAAAAAATGAGTAGAGAACCAGatacaaaagtatattataaccttg GTTTGTGTTACTTGAACTTAGGAGAATTGGACAAATCTAAAGAATACTTTCATCGAACAATTCAACTTAGTCGAAATCAAGATGCTTACGAAAAATTAGCTTCAATATTTgccatagaaaataattttaaaaatgcgaCCAGTTTATTAATTTCGGCGTCaaa GTTGTTTCCATTTAGCACGAATATATCTGTCGACTTGGGTCTTTTATATATGAAACAACGTGATTACGATCAAGCATTTAACGTTCTCGGAAACACGCTGTGTCAGGATCCCGAAAATCCTAAAGCGCTTCTGACATTAGCAGCTGAAATgcaa AGAAATTTTGGATACGACGAAGCATTGGCAAAGTACACTAAAGCTGTTACTGACTTATCAGAATGCTCTGAAACATGGAATAATATTGGAATGTGTTTCTTTGGAAAACACAAATACGTCGCG GCTATAAGCTGCTTAAAACGTGCTATTTATTTGCATCCATTTAATTGGATAGCTTTATACAACTTGGGACTTGTGCATATATACACCAGACAGTACGTTTCAGCATTTGTATTTCTTTCAACTTCAGCCAAATTAAACCCAAACCATGCTGGTACTTTTATGCTTATTGGAT tggcATTAAATCATATGAGCGACACAAGGAATGCGGAAAAGGCTTATCGTAAATCCATTGAGTTGAATTCTGACAATCCAGAAGCGCTAATAAATCTGACAATCTTGGAAATTAACCaaggaaaaataaaagaagCCGAAAAAAATTTCCACGCTTTTCAAGAAGCATGTCTATCGTGTGGTTCAATAGATAAAGAA ATAATGGCGTATTTATTGTGGGTTACAACTTGA
- the LOC114119889 gene encoding ran-binding protein 9, producing the protein MAASSPNSSSNNTTVVNSDCGGGSTVGSGSAAVNGTATSAFGELGNGRLKLLYPMVDENDTPLPRSWNSKDKFTNLGLSQNNIRVHYKGHGKTHKDAASVRATHPIPASCGLYYFEVKIVSKGRDGYMGVGLSAQGVNMNRLPGWDKHSYGYHGDDGHSFCSSGTGQPYGPTFTTGDIIGCGVDLVHNHCFYTKNGIHLGTAFTDLPPNLFPTVGLQTPGEVVDANFGQMPFLFNIQEMMKELRSQTQMTIQNYPFSYPYSQCQTNFHKMVSTYLVHQGFCATAEAFISQTDQSFEEEIASIKNRQKILKLVSTGRMGEAIEMTNKLYPGLLESNRNLLFKLKCRQFVEMVNGTDSEVTPRSSYDNIEIHSTTRPSPKRTLQSNRSPTSIQTNGNIKCQKLSNTTEVTEINSVNLILNGSSDITTIKTIKNGTPKINDYQIEKMDCNEDNQMTDYNIMSADSVNGHHQNHFIKEEYSSNGYHNGHNCDELSNGTSRVNNNGNEESMDIDQPEYHQTTKKVCGGSKPGVEKMLEFGRELFLLSLQLRQELGRNETNKKMLQDAFSLLAYSNPWDSPVGWQLEASQRDSVCAALNSAILESSNLPRRPPLEMTVGHAYELVKLMAASSMGACAFTNIDELLK; encoded by the exons ATGGCGGCCAGCAGCCCgaacagcagcagcaacaacacGACCGTGGTGAACTCGGACTGCGGCGGCGGTTCGACCGTCGGTAGCGGTTCCGCGGCCGTCAACGGCACCGCGACCAGCGCGTTCGGCGAACTGGGCAACGGTCGGCTGAAGCTTCTGTACCCGATGGTGGACGAGAACGACACGCCGTTACCGCGAAGCTGGAACTCCAAAGACAAGTTCACCAATCTCGGGCTGTCGCAGAACAACATACGTGTACATTACAAAG gtcATGGTAAAACACATAAGGATGCAGCCAGTGTTAGAGCCACACATCCTATTCCTGCTTCTTgtggtttatattattttgaagtaaaaATAGTATCAAAAGGACGTGATGGTTACATGGGTGTTGGACTTTCAGCCCAAGGAGTCAATATGAATCGTTTACcag GTTGGGATAAACATTCATATGGTTATCATGGTGATGATGGCCATTCATTTTGCTCAAGTGGCACAGGTCAACCATACGGACCTACTTTTACTACTGGCGATATAATCGGTTGTGGAGTAGATCTTGTGCACAACCActgtttttatactaaaaatggaATCCATTTAGGAACAGCATTTACTGACCTTCCC ccaAATTTATTTCCCACAGTAGGATTACAAACACCTGGTGAGGTGGTTGATGCCAATTTTGGACAGATGCCATTTCTGTTCAATATTCAAGAAATGATGAAAGAACTCAGAAGCCAAACACAAATGACTATTCAAAATTATCCATTTTCTTATCCATATTCACAGTGCCAGACAAATTTCCATaa aatggTATCTACTTATTTAGTTCACCAAGGTTTCTGTGCAACTGCAGAAGCATTTATTTCTCAAACTGATCAATCATTTGAAGAAGAGATTGCTTCCATAAAAAATCgccaaa aaatattaaaattagtttcaaCTGGTCGAATGGGTGAAGCTATTGAAATGACCAATAAGCTTTATCCTGGGTTACTTGAATCAAATCGTAACCTCCTATTTAAGCTCAAATGTCGTCAGTTTGTTGAAATGGTTAATGGTACAGATTCTGAGGTAACACCCCGCTCATCTTATGATAACATTGAAATTCATTCAACCACTCGTCCTTCGCCAAAACGTACATTACAGTCTAATCGAAGTCCGACATCTATACAAACCAATgg aaacataaaatgtcaaaaattatcaaatactaCTGAAGTGACTGAAATAAATTCAGtgaatttgatattaaatggtTCATCAGATATAACCACaattaaaacgattaaaaatggtacaccaaaaattaatgactaccaaatagaaaaaatggATTGCAACGAAGACAACCAAATgactgattataatattatgtcagcAGACAGTGTAAATGGACATCACCAAAATCACTTTATAAAAGAAGAGTATAGTTCAAACGGTTATCACAATGGACATAATTGTGATGAACTAAGTAATGGAACATCAagagttaataataatggaaatgAAGAATCAATGG ataTTGATCAACCAGAATATCACCAAACTACCAAAAAAGTATGTGGTGGCAGTAAGCCTGgtgttgaaaaaatgttagaatTCGGTCGAGAATTATTCTTACTTAGTTTGCAACTGCGACAAGAATTAGGAAgaaatgaaacaaataaaaaaatgttacaa gaTGCGTTTAGTTTATTAGCATATTCTAATCCTTGGGATAGTCCTGTTGGTTGGCAACTGGAAGCTTCCCAGAGAGATAGTGTATGTGCAGCACTGAATTCTGCTATCCTAG aaTCGAGTAATTTACCACGACGTCCGCCCCTGGAAATGACTGTTGGTCATGCCTATGAACTAGTCAAGCTGATGGCAGCATCTAGCATGGGAGCATGTGCTTTCACTAATATTGACGAACTGCTCAAATGA